The DNA window ACAAGTTATAATTAAATGATAAACTTGATCAATTAATTTATTAGCAATATTAAAAGTTGCAATTGATTCTGGTGAATTACCACTTCTTGCAAATGAAATAATTACTGTTTTCTCTTCTTTTTTTAAAAAATTTAAAGGGTTAGCAACAATATCTGTTGTGGCAATTGAAAAAACATTCAAGCCCTTTTTATAAAAATATGGCGCCAATGCTTGTCCAATAAATTCACTTGTTCCAGCTCCACTAAAGATTATTTTATAATCCTTAAATGACTCTAAATGAGACATCAAATTTTTTATATTTTTATCAATATTTTTTTCTATTTTTTTTCATATTACAGATTGTTGTAAAATTTCTTTTACTGTATTAAATTTTTCTTTACTGAATGTTTTATTCATTTTTTTCTCCATTAGAATAAATTATATTTACATTTGGAAATCTAGTTCCAATTTTTTCTTTACTCTTTTCATCAGTTATTACAATATCAATTTCCTTTATATTTGTAACTTTCTCAATTCCTTCATCTTTTATTTTTGAAGAATCAACTAATAAGATTTTCTCTTTTGAAATTTTCAAAGCATCTCTTAATGTATCAACTTCAGGTACAAAATCATCATAAATATTTCCTTCATAATCTAATGATAGACAACTAAAAAAAAGTTTAGAAAATTTAATCCCCTCAAGATATTTTTTAGTATTTCGATTATAAAAAACTTGAGACTTTTCTTTAAAAATTCCACCAAGCAAAAATACATCTACTATTTTATTATTTTTTCAAGCTTCTAAAAAAACTGGGAATGAATTTGTAACTAGCAATTTAACTTTTGTTTTTATTTCTCTTACAAATCTTTCAATAGTTGTTCCCGGAGAACAAAAAATAATTTCATCATCTTTAATAAATTTTATAGCTTCTCTTGCCATAATATTTTTTTCAAAATTTTTATGTTGAACTTTTTCTGATCTATCTGTTTCATATATATTTTCTACTCTTGAAGTAATACCTCCAAAAGTTAAACTAATTTTTTCTTCATCTTGTAACTCTTTTAAATCTCTTCTAGCAGTTGTTTTATTAATGCCAATACTAAAAGCATAATCAAATAAATCCTTTGAAGAAATAAAATTTTTTTCTATAATTTTGTTTAATATAACATCTTTTCTTTCTAATTTGTGCATATAACCTCCACAAAATCATTATATCAATATCTGGTAAAATTTGAAATAATTTGAAATAATTTGAATAAAAAATAAGTTTTGTTTTCCTAACTATTGTTGTGTCTTTATTATCAACAAGATAACGTGAGTTATCTATTGAGAATATTTAAAAAAACAGTTATAATATATATAGAAATTATTTAAATCATATCAACTAATGAGTGCAGTATAATAAGTGTTGTGTTTGCAAGTTTACTTTTTTTATGGTAGAATTGTTAAAGATTATATATTCTAGTTTTGAATAGAAATATATAATTCATTTATTTAGAAATATTAAAGGAGAAAACGGTATGGCAAATAAAAAACCAACATTCGTTTCTATGGACCTTGGAACAGCTAATACATTAGTATACATTGCTGGACAAGGAATCGTTTATAACGAACCATCAATAGTTGCTTACAGAATTAAAGAAAACAAAATTATCGCTGTAGGTGAAGAAGCATACAAAATGATAGGTAAAGGAAATAAAACTATTCGTGTCGTAAGACCAATGGTTGATGGAGTTATTACTGACATTAGAGCTACTGAAGCTCAATTAAGATATATATTTTCAAAACTAAGAATTACAAAACAATTAAAACACTCAATAATGCTATTAGCATGTCCTTCAGTTATTACTGAATTGGAAAAAACAGCTCTTAAAAAAATTGCTGTAAACCTAGGAGCATCTCAAGTATTTGTTGAAGAAGAAGTAAAAATGGCAGCTTTAGGTGGAGGAGTTAATATATATGCTCCTACTGGAAACCTAATAGTTGATATGGGTGGAGGAACTACTGATATAGCTGTTTTAGCATCAGGAGATATAGTTCTTTCAAAATCAGTTAAAGTTGCAGGAAACTATTTAAACGATGAATGTCAAAAATTCATTCGTTCACAATATGGACTAGAAGTTGGATCAAAAACTGCTGAATCAATTAAAGTTAACGTTGGTTCATTAGCTAAATTCCCAGATGAAAGACGTATGAAAGTTTATGGACGTGATGTTGTTTCTGGATTACCAAGAGAAATCGAAATTACTCCAGAAGAAGTGCGTGAGGTATTAAAAGTACCTGTATCAAGAATTATTGACTTAACAGTACAAGTTTTAGAAGATACACCACCAGAATTAGCTGGAGATATCTTTAGAAATGGTATTACAATTTGTGGAGGTGGAGCCTTAATTAAAGGTATCGACAAATACTTCGCAGATACATTACAATTACCAACAAAAATTGGTGAACAACCATTATTAGCAGTTATTAACGGAACTAAAAAATTCGAAAGTGAAATTTGAGAAATTATTAAAGCCGAAAAATGACACGAAGATATACTAAGTAGATAATTATTAAGTATATAAAATAAAAAAATATTTCCCTATTAATGACTATCCACACAGTCATTGTAAATGGGAAATTTTTTTATAAATAAATTTATTGTGATTTATTATTAAAAGAATTTTATTATATAGTATGTCATAATTTATTTTGAATGAGGTTCTATATGGAAAAAGAAATTATAAATATTAAAGAAGATCATGAAACTTATGAATTAATTTCTGAAGTTATATTTAAGTTTTTTACAAAAAAAGGTAAAAGCATTCTTACAGGAAGTGACAATAGAATTAATGAAACTACTAGAGTTTGATTCATTAACTTCGTTGAAACTAAAAAGAAAGAGGAAATAATGCAATTAGAAAAATATGCTATATTTCCTTCAGATGATCTTAAAAAAATAACTTTATACAACAATACAGGTTCAGAAGAATTAATTGCAAAAAGATATGAAAAGATCAAAAATGAAAAAAATGAAATAATAGTTTTTGCTAAATTTAAAGATAGTTTAAAATATAAAGGATATAAATTTTTAGGACTTTTTGAATTTGATGATTCGCTTACTAATGAGAAAAATACTTTAATTTTTACAAAAACAAAGAGTTCTATTAAATTGGATGTTTAAACAACTGTACCTATTGTTTTATATGATAAAAATAGGTATAATAGTAATAGAGACTTTATTACATAGGAGGTAATTATGAAAATAGAGGAACGTACATTTATTGCTTTAGACTTAGGAACAAGCAATATATTAGCTTATGTAGGAAGACAAGGAATTGTTTACGACGAACCATCAATTATGGCATATGACAATATTACTAATACATTAGTTGCATTAGGTCAAGATGCTTATGAATTAATTGGTAAAACTAATGAAAACATTAGAATGGAAATACCAATTAAAGATGGTGTTATTACAGATTTAGATGCTGCAAGAGATATGTTAAAACATGTTTTCAGTAAGCTAAAAATGTTAAACGAATGAAAAAATTCAATTATTTTATTAGCTTGTCCAAGTGAGGTAACAGAATTAGAGAGAGAAGCTCTAAAACAAGTTGCTTATGATATGGGTGCTGAAATTGTCATTGTTGAAGAAGAAGTAAAAATGGCAGCTTTAGGAGCAGGAATTAATATTGAAATTCCAAAAGGTAATATAGTAATTGATATTGGTGGAGGAACTACTGATATTGCTATTATTTCAGCTGGAGATATAATTATTTCAAGATCAATTAAAGTTGCAGGAAATGCATTTAATGAAGAAGTAAAAAAATATATTAGATCAGAATATAACGTTACTATTGGTGATAAAACTGCTGAAGAAGTAAAAAAAGAATTAGGTTCATTAGCTAAATATAAAGGTGAAAGAACTATGTCTGTTTTTGGAAGAGATATTATTTCTGGATTACCAAAAGAAGCAATTATTAGTTCAGAAGAGATTAGAAACGTTTTAGTTAATGCTTTTAGTAGAATTACTGATTTATTAATTGAATTAATGGAAAACACACCTCCAGAATTGGCTGGGGATATAATCACTAACGGATTTATGATCTGTGGTGGTGGTTCAAAAATAAGAGGTATTAAAGAATACTTTAATGGGATTTTCTCAGTTCCTTGTCATTTAACAGCAAACCCGCTAACTGGTGTAATAGAGGGTTCAAAGGTATGACAAAAAACAATTAATCAAAGAATTGATAATGATTACTATGGAAAAAATGCAAAAAGCGTTAAAAAGGGAAGTCAAACTTCATATTTATAATAAAAAAAATGGTTTTAAAACCATTTTTTTTATGATATTTTAAATATTTTCATCGCATTACTTGTTGTTGCTTCAATAACATCAGCTTTATTAATTTTTTTAATATTTGCTATTTTTTCGATAGTGTAAGCAATATTTTTAGACATATTTAATTTACCTCTTTTTGGTTCAGGAGTTAAATATGGAGCATCTGTTTCAACAATCATTTCATTTAAAGAAAGCTTTTCAACAG is part of the Spiroplasma cantharicola genome and encodes:
- the mreB gene encoding rod shape-determining protein: MANKKPTFVSMDLGTANTLVYIAGQGIVYNEPSIVAYRIKENKIIAVGEEAYKMIGKGNKTIRVVRPMVDGVITDIRATEAQLRYIFSKLRITKQLKHSIMLLACPSVITELEKTALKKIAVNLGASQVFVEEEVKMAALGGGVNIYAPTGNLIVDMGGGTTDIAVLASGDIVLSKSVKVAGNYLNDECQKFIRSQYGLEVGSKTAESIKVNVGSLAKFPDERRMKVYGRDVVSGLPREIEITPEEVREVLKVPVSRIIDLTVQVLEDTPPELAGDIFRNGITICGGGALIKGIDKYFADTLQLPTKIGEQPLLAVINGTKKFESEIWEIIKAEKWHEDILSR
- the mreB gene encoding rod shape-determining protein, with translation MKIEERTFIALDLGTSNILAYVGRQGIVYDEPSIMAYDNITNTLVALGQDAYELIGKTNENIRMEIPIKDGVITDLDAARDMLKHVFSKLKMLNEWKNSIILLACPSEVTELEREALKQVAYDMGAEIVIVEEEVKMAALGAGINIEIPKGNIVIDIGGGTTDIAIISAGDIIISRSIKVAGNAFNEEVKKYIRSEYNVTIGDKTAEEVKKELGSLAKYKGERTMSVFGRDIISGLPKEAIISSEEIRNVLVNAFSRITDLLIELMENTPPELAGDIITNGFMICGGGSKIRGIKEYFNGIFSVPCHLTANPLTGVIEGSKVWQKTINQRIDNDYYGKNAKSVKKGSQTSYL
- a CDS encoding DeoR/GlpR family DNA-binding transcription regulator, whose protein sequence is MHKLERKDVILNKIIEKNFISSKDLFDYAFSIGINKTTARRDLKELQDEEKISLTFGGITSRVENIYETDRSEKVQHKNFEKNIMAREAIKFIKDDEIIFCSPGTTIERFVREIKTKVKLLVTNSFPVFLEAWKNNKIVDVFLLGGIFKEKSQVFYNRNTKKYLEGIKFSKLFFSCLSLDYEGNIYDDFVPEVDTLRDALKISKEKILLVDSSKIKDEGIEKVTNIKEIDIVITDEKSKEKIGTRFPNVNIIYSNGEKNE